The region CATCCTGACCGGGCAAGACGTTGATGGAAGCCGGGCGCTTGTTCTCATGCAGGGTAGAAAGCTTCAGGGGAATGGTGGCGTTGCAGCCCGTGCCGACAATGACGCCCATGACCGCTTTCTGATGGGCTTTGGCGGGAAACTGGCAGATGAAAGAGACAAGAGTTGACACGGAATCGTTCGCAATCGCAGCAATCTTGATGTTCGGCATGTCAGCAGTCTTGTGCTTCTCATAACCAGTGGTCAGGTGGCCACCGAGATCCAGGTTAGACGTGATGGCAAAACCCTTTCCCATCGCCATCAGTTTGGCCTCGGACAGTGAGGTCTGGTGCATGGGAAAACTGAACGTAACACCCAGGGGAAGGTCCTGGTCAGGAGAAAGACTGAAGGCATCGCAGCCCTTGCGGACAACATGTGCAATGCGGTCGCCAATCCATGAGAACAAACTCTCCGAATTCTCGTTCTTGAGACTTTCACCAATGGGCCAGGAGTGCTCGAGTAGGCGGTTCAACTTGCGGGCGGTGCTGGGCATGCCAGCGTCATCCACAACCAAATCGTGCTGAAGCTCGATGAACCCAACACGGAGGTTGGTTCCGCCACTAAGAAACGTTAATCCCAGCTCTCCGAAGTCTAACCGAACCAGGAGAGTGTGGCTTGGGTTTTCTTACATGTCAATGGCGAGGTAACtgtttggtgaagatgaagTGTCAGCATCTTGTTCTTCGCTTCGTCTGTGTATCAACCCCCGCACTTTATGCAGCTGCCGACCGGAGCCGACTCGTCCGTTACATTCGCCTAGAAGCAATacatctcctgctccttcgGGCAACCTCAACCAAGATTGATGAGATGATAAACTTACCGACCGCTATCACTGCCGTCCTGGCCGGCGCTCACCTCGGGGGATAAGATCGATTCAGAGATTGGGGTGGGCAGGAACATGTCCGACGACTCGGCTGAGAGCTTGCCAAAGGTCGAGGCCATCTCGTGAGCGAGCCCAGAGAGTTTCTGGACATCGATAGCCAGTGGCTCGAGAAACTTGTCGATTTCAAGCGTCGAACCCATGTTGACGACTGTACAAAGGAAACAAGGGGGGGTACAGATGCTGTAGGAGAACGAGATGCTTCTAACACTTCGGGTAACGGCTGTCGATGGCCCAAGAGGAACCAAAACGTGCTGAACGCGTAAAGATTGTTGCTTGGAAAGAATTCAAAACAAAATAACCATGGGAAAGTTGCTAAGTGGCGGAGTGCTTCCCATAGCTGTTGGTAAACGGCAGGAGCGACGACGGATGGGCACCTTCGATATTCAAGAGCGATGGAAtctttccccccctcaaGCATTTGCCGCTAAGAGAGGGAAACAGAAAcatataaaaaaaaacaccttCGAGTCTGCCAAAATATTGGCCTGTGACGAGCAATATTGAATACGCTGCCTCTTTGGGCTACATCAGCGTTCCAATGTCACGTATCATCGACTCAGCAGGCAGCATGTCGTGGAGGTTGCCTTTGCGGCCACGATCACCACAGCCAATCAGCGGTCTTGTTACACCTTGATGGCGTCCTTCAGCGCACCCACCTGTTCTGCCAGCAGGGGGTCGCCCTCAGCGTGCAACCACGGGAGAGGCACGACGACGTCCATCGTCAAAACAGGAAACCTTCGGGAATTTCTAGATGCATGAACGGGACCCCAAAATAGCCACGGGAGTGTTTAAGCTCGTCTCTTAATCTGCTCATTGCATGCCCCTGCATTTCATATTCgcccaaccctaacccaacAGATGATACTATGGAAACTCCGTTTTGAGTCGTGTCTTGTCTCATGGCCATGACACATGCTGATATGCCTGTTATCTATACATTATTGTCTTGCTGTGGTCCATCTTCTAATGCCCATTGATCCTCCCTCCATTCAGAGTCAGCTCCTCTAGCTCAGCTCTCATCTTCCGGTACTGCTCCTGtgcctctctctccctgGTGCTGACAAATGCAACCTCGGCCCTAAGAGCTCCAAGACGTCTTTGAATCGCGGCTTCCTCTGATGTCTGCAGGACCTTGAACCCACTCAGCGCAGCCCTGGCCTTTTCCAAAGCCTCGTGGGCCTCCCCAATCTTCTTGCGCAGCATCTCGGCCCGGTTCTTGTACCCGCCCAAGTGCAGATTCAACTTCTTTTCCAGCTTATTGCCCTTCTCTGCGGAAGCAATCAAGGCGTCGATAGCAGTCTGAATCATGTTAGCCCATACACATTCTTGAGTTTTCCGCCCCTGTGTGTGGGAGACGTGTGGAAGAACTTACGTCCAGTGCCGATCGCATGATGGCAATGTTTTGCTCCTCCCCGctgtcatcctcatcgtcataGCACCCAAGACCCATCAACAGGGCGTTGGTATTGTTCCTGTTGTACACTGCCTGGACAGCCTCCGGCTTCGGCTTTTCCCTCATCTCCATGAGAATCTGAAGGCGAGCCTCTTCTAGAGAATCATCTTCGAAACGGGCGATATCCACCGGCTTCACGTTTGGTGGCGCCCCTGGAAGTGGGTA is a window of Podospora pseudopauciseta strain CBS 411.78 chromosome 1, whole genome shotgun sequence DNA encoding:
- a CDS encoding hypothetical protein (EggNog:ENOG503NUE0; COG:G), giving the protein MGSTLEIDKFLEPLAIDVQKLSGLAHEMASTFGKLSAESSDMFLPTPISESILSPEVSAGQDGSDSGRYLAIDIGGTNLRVGFIELQHDLVVDDAGMPSTARKLNRLLEHSWPIGESLKNENSESLFSWIGDRIAHVVRKGCDAFSLSPDQDLPLGVTFSFPMHQTSLSEAKLMAMGKGFAITSNLDLGGHLTTGYEKHKTADMPNIKIAAIANDSVSTLVSFICQFPAKAHQKAVMGVIVGTGCNATIPLKLSTLHENKRPASINVLPGQDVATAKIAVNTEWSINGSAPPLRKFGLINKWDEELDRAGEIPGFQPLEYMTAGRYLGELGRIMFLDYCINVLKLSVSTLPSKLRQRFGLTTTFLSHYYHNSPKGSMADQLSNEFPAEHPDFEWTKTLEAVLHKIAVAIQKRAAGIIAASTIGLLMCAEEIPEPGAIGKKDITELVVGYTGGCIQHFQDYLADTQAYLDKILALEFDGKAPIRVVLHPCHDGGITGAGVLVPAALASMRT